Proteins encoded in a region of the Synergistota bacterium genome:
- a CDS encoding PAS domain-containing protein — MIKTSEKDVILKALSGILDDLRMAIGEDCELVLHDLSKPESSVIKVSGNLTGRRVGAPLTDLVLRLLRKGEPIKSILNYRATTPDGRLLKSSTLFIRDGKDNVIGCLCINQDISFWIKVSEALSQKIGSVKEDIETHERFFDSLSSLLSNVVSNVLAKIGVPVSEMGKKQRIEALRMLDQEGVFLVRGAVEYVARRLGISKYTLYSYLKEIKSQLNLEEGGMES, encoded by the coding sequence ATGATAAAGACGTCGGAGAAGGATGTTATACTTAAGGCTTTATCAGGCATTTTAGATGATTTGAGGATGGCTATAGGTGAGGATTGTGAGCTCGTTCTTCACGATCTATCTAAGCCTGAGAGCTCCGTTATAAAGGTCAGTGGTAACCTAACTGGTAGGAGGGTTGGTGCCCCGTTAACCGATCTCGTTTTAAGACTTTTAAGAAAGGGAGAGCCTATAAAGAGCATCTTGAACTACAGAGCTACTACCCCTGATGGTAGGCTTCTTAAGTCTTCGACGCTTTTTATTAGAGATGGTAAGGATAACGTGATAGGCTGTCTCTGTATAAATCAAGATATATCTTTCTGGATTAAGGTGAGCGAGGCTTTATCTCAGAAGATCGGAAGCGTTAAGGAGGATATAGAGACTCATGAGAGGTTCTTTGATAGCCTGAGCTCTCTTCTTTCGAATGTGGTTAGTAACGTTCTCGCTAAGATAGGTGTGCCCGTTTCAGAGATGGGGAAGAAGCAGCGTATCGAGGCCTTAAGGATGCTTGATCAAGAGGGGGTCTTTTTAGTTAGAGGAGCTGTTGAATATGTTGCAAGGAGGCTTGGAATATCTAAGTACACCTTGTATAGTTATCTTAAGGAAATAAAGTCTCAATTAAATCTGGAAGAAGGAGGGATGGAGTCATGA
- a CDS encoding TRAP transporter fused permease subunit produces MHFLRRLLIVSISCVFVTFHLYTAAFGSAAVEFQRSFHLALASTLGFLIYSFKGKSKSSSVLDLGLSALSALSLGYIALSSSRIAVRIPMITPLSGLDLFFAFVSLILLLELIRRIAGLALVGVIAVLLLYAYLGRYMPRLIAHPGFSFKDILDFEFYSLEGVLSSPLGISSTYIVLFIILGVLLERSGTGDWFIELASAISGKSRGGPAKISCISSALFGSISGSAAANVYATGTFTIPMMKKVGYSPDFAGAVEAVASTGGQLMPPVMGAAAFLMAELLGIPYLKVCKAALIPALLWYIALFFVLDFEAGKLNLKGLPKEEIPELKGVLKRFYLIVPVFVLVFMLVRGYSPSMSVFASIVVAFALMLFSLRRELNVKLLLDIIVSSAERSILIAVTCAGAGMVIGVITQTGLGLSLTGIFTRLGGGYSILTLLTIAISSIIMGMGTPTTVAYVIVATLGVPALLKLGFDPLSSHMFVFYFGVLSMITPPVAIAAYAGAEIAGDAPMRTGLRAVGIGFPIFVIPFMFMYNRELLLFGDWGSIVLKFFFAVVSVICYALFYVGWFGEKLSFRLRLLFLVLFVFGVFPNLFISFLSTSLVILLIFYLRSFSKIKKGV; encoded by the coding sequence ATGCATTTTTTAAGAAGGCTACTTATAGTATCTATATCTTGTGTTTTCGTTACCTTTCATCTTTATACCGCTGCCTTTGGTAGCGCTGCTGTTGAGTTTCAGAGAAGCTTTCATCTTGCCTTGGCCTCCACATTGGGCTTTTTAATATACTCTTTTAAGGGAAAGAGTAAAAGTTCAAGCGTCTTAGATTTAGGATTATCAGCTCTTTCTGCCTTAAGCCTTGGTTACATAGCTTTAAGCTCAAGCAGGATAGCGGTTAGGATACCTATGATAACCCCCTTAAGTGGTCTTGACCTTTTCTTTGCTTTTGTTTCTTTGATCCTTCTTCTTGAGCTTATAAGGAGGATCGCAGGATTAGCGCTTGTGGGTGTTATAGCTGTGCTTCTTCTTTACGCTTACCTTGGAAGATATATGCCAAGGCTTATAGCTCATCCTGGTTTTTCTTTCAAGGATATACTTGATTTTGAGTTTTATAGTCTCGAAGGGGTTCTTTCCTCTCCCTTGGGCATATCCTCCACATACATAGTTTTATTTATCATACTTGGGGTTTTGCTTGAGCGCTCTGGGACCGGGGATTGGTTTATAGAGTTGGCAAGCGCTATCTCTGGAAAAAGCAGGGGAGGCCCAGCAAAGATAAGTTGTATATCCTCTGCGCTGTTTGGTTCTATTTCTGGAAGCGCGGCGGCAAACGTTTATGCTACTGGTACCTTTACTATACCGATGATGAAAAAGGTTGGTTATTCGCCTGATTTTGCTGGTGCGGTTGAGGCGGTGGCATCCACTGGCGGACAGCTTATGCCTCCCGTCATGGGTGCCGCTGCCTTCCTTATGGCTGAGCTCTTAGGAATTCCCTATCTTAAGGTTTGCAAGGCTGCTTTGATTCCTGCTTTATTATGGTATATAGCCTTATTTTTCGTCTTAGATTTCGAGGCTGGAAAGCTTAACCTTAAAGGGCTTCCTAAGGAGGAGATTCCTGAGCTTAAGGGAGTATTAAAAAGGTTCTATCTTATTGTTCCCGTATTCGTTTTGGTCTTTATGCTCGTTCGGGGTTACAGCCCTTCCATGTCCGTATTTGCCTCAATAGTTGTTGCCTTTGCCCTGATGTTATTTTCCTTAAGAAGAGAATTAAACGTTAAACTGCTTTTGGATATTATAGTTAGCTCGGCTGAAAGGTCAATTTTAATAGCTGTTACCTGTGCTGGTGCCGGTATGGTTATAGGCGTTATCACCCAAACGGGCTTGGGGCTTTCCTTGACAGGGATCTTTACGAGACTAGGTGGTGGATACTCTATCCTTACCCTTTTAACTATAGCTATCTCAAGCATAATCATGGGTATGGGGACTCCTACAACAGTAGCTTATGTTATAGTCGCTACTTTAGGTGTTCCAGCCTTACTAAAATTAGGTTTCGACCCTTTAAGCTCTCACATGTTCGTTTTTTACTTTGGTGTGCTATCTATGATAACTCCACCTGTTGCTATAGCGGCATATGCAGGTGCTGAGATAGCTGGTGATGCTCCGATGAGAACCGGTCTTAGGGCCGTTGGGATCGGGTTTCCCATATTCGTAATTCCATTTATGTTTATGTACAATAGAGAGCTTCTCCTTTTTGGCGATTGGGGAAGTATAGTATTAAAGTTCTTTTTTGCGGTGGTTTCGGTTATATGTTACGCTCTCTTTTATGTGGGATGGTTTGGCGAAAAGCTGAGCTTTCGTTTAAGGTTGCTTTTCTTAGTATTATTTGTTTTTGGGGTATTTCCTAATCTTTTTATATCTTTTCTCTCAACCTCTTTAGTTATCCTGCTTATCTTTTACCTAAGGAGTTTTTCAAAGATTAAGAAGGGGGTGTAG
- a CDS encoding TAXI family TRAP transporter solute-binding subunit, whose product MRLLKMVFVIACIFISSVAFAAVPEFLTIAGGPVGGEWYILAGTLADLLQKELPNTKINVTTGGAIANLTNVQRGKADIATTQDQLLYAARNKMDAFKDLEPHEDVMGVAYLAEIYMAVFLVRDDYKLDSIKEIAEKKLPIRIVTAPKGSSPSLATERLLSEYGITPESLSQAGGRISYVPYAEAASLIADGHADAYCGPIMPAIIELSLKRKLRVIPADESVLKALREKYKYGIAKIPGGSYDFIPKDVVTITETPILVANKKLDESVVYKLVKVMAENPDRIRAVGATYAKFKPEDMPNIVGGPIHPGALKYYTEKGWIKK is encoded by the coding sequence ATGAGGTTACTAAAGATGGTTTTTGTAATAGCTTGTATTTTCATCTCCTCGGTAGCTTTCGCAGCTGTTCCGGAGTTTCTTACGATTGCTGGTGGCCCTGTCGGTGGTGAGTGGTATATCCTTGCTGGGACGCTAGCTGATCTTCTTCAAAAGGAGCTTCCGAATACTAAGATAAACGTTACAACTGGTGGAGCGATTGCCAACCTTACCAATGTTCAGAGAGGAAAGGCGGACATAGCTACAACTCAAGACCAGCTTCTTTACGCTGCTAGAAATAAGATGGATGCCTTTAAGGATCTTGAACCTCATGAGGATGTTATGGGAGTTGCTTACCTTGCTGAGATTTATATGGCTGTCTTCTTGGTTAGGGACGATTATAAGCTTGATTCTATAAAGGAGATAGCTGAGAAGAAGCTCCCCATAAGGATAGTTACTGCTCCTAAGGGCTCTTCTCCATCTTTGGCTACGGAGAGGCTTCTTAGTGAATATGGAATAACCCCGGAAAGCCTTTCTCAAGCAGGCGGTAGGATAAGCTACGTTCCCTATGCTGAGGCTGCCTCGCTTATAGCTGATGGGCATGCGGATGCCTACTGTGGTCCTATTATGCCCGCCATAATTGAGCTCTCCTTAAAGAGAAAGCTTAGGGTTATACCTGCCGATGAAAGCGTATTGAAGGCCTTAAGAGAGAAATACAAATATGGGATAGCTAAGATACCTGGTGGTTCCTACGACTTTATACCTAAGGATGTGGTTACGATAACGGAAACACCAATACTTGTAGCTAATAAGAAGCTTGATGAATCTGTAGTTTATAAGCTTGTTAAGGTTATGGCTGAGAATCCTGATAGGATTAGAGCGGTTGGGGCTACCTATGCTAAGTTTAAGCCAGAGGATATGCCTAACATAGTTGGTGGGCCGATTCACCCTGGGGCTTTAAAGTATTACACTGAAAAGGGATGGATTAAGAAATAG
- the dapA gene encoding 4-hydroxy-tetrahydrodipicolinate synthase has translation MSLVRPVGSWVALVTPFTDKGEVDMDGFKKLVDFHVRNGSDGVIFMGSTGEATSLYMEERREIIKEMAPYCKGRIRAFFGTTCSTTKETVELSQLAEEYGADGIQLVVPPYILPPQEAVYEFIATVAKSISIAVTIYNNPSRVVTNIDPSTIARLRDIPNIVAIKEASPSLSQLIGDVEVAQGKMNVLCCDSPKFGLVIPLMAMGGHGTANVTGNVLPKEFALLSKPWESWEDALRCREMFFKYKPVMEAAYLLTNPVGIKAMMKLLGMPSGDPRPPLQPLSGALLDKVKEVIDKFNLREKCAL, from the coding sequence TTGAGTTTGGTTAGGCCGGTTGGCTCTTGGGTTGCGTTGGTTACGCCCTTCACGGATAAGGGCGAGGTTGATATGGATGGATTTAAAAAGCTTGTTGACTTTCATGTGAGAAACGGAAGCGATGGAGTGATCTTCATGGGCTCAACTGGGGAAGCCACCTCTCTTTATATGGAGGAGAGGAGAGAGATAATAAAAGAGATGGCCCCTTATTGCAAGGGAAGGATAAGGGCTTTCTTTGGAACGACCTGCTCAACTACCAAGGAGACCGTTGAGCTTTCTCAGCTTGCTGAAGAATACGGTGCGGATGGTATTCAGCTTGTTGTACCACCTTATATACTTCCTCCCCAGGAGGCAGTGTATGAGTTTATAGCTACGGTTGCGAAATCCATATCTATAGCGGTTACAATATATAACAACCCATCGAGAGTAGTCACTAACATAGATCCCTCTACGATAGCTCGCTTAAGGGATATTCCCAACATAGTGGCCATAAAGGAGGCTTCACCAAGCTTGTCTCAGCTTATAGGTGATGTGGAGGTAGCTCAGGGTAAGATGAACGTTCTTTGTTGTGATTCTCCTAAGTTTGGTCTTGTAATTCCGCTTATGGCTATGGGAGGTCACGGGACAGCAAATGTAACCGGAAACGTTTTGCCTAAAGAGTTTGCTCTCCTATCTAAGCCCTGGGAGTCCTGGGAGGATGCCTTAAGATGTAGAGAAATGTTCTTTAAGTATAAACCGGTTATGGAAGCGGCATATCTTTTAACTAATCCAGTAGGTATAAAGGCGATGATGAAGCTTTTGGGCATGCCTTCAGGTGATCCTCGTCCGCCTCTCCAGCCCTTATCTGGCGCTCTTTTAGATAAGGTTAAAGAGGTGATAGATAAGTTTAACCTAAGAGAGAAGTGCGCTTTGTAG
- a CDS encoding putative DNA modification/repair radical SAM protein, which produces MRARFHSYMKERITSMLKGPVFQIKESDSLKKLSILSASARYDNSCSSSGGKRETHPYGMGNSYLSGICHSWSSDGRCVSLLKILMTNFCYNNCKYCINRAKNDVPRAIMTPQEIANLTIEFYRRNYIEGLFLSSGIYKDPDYTMELMLETARILRNRYYFNGYIHLKLIPGASRELVEEAFRLADRVSSNLELPTEISLKRLAPDKELKKLFQPLKIVREVYEEKRLKAPASTQVIIGATPDTDKTVLSLADSLYQQKIVRRVYYSAYIPVNNDSDLPMINEPPLLREHRLYQADWLLRFYDFRLDELFEDGENLPLELDPKLAWALRHLDFFPVELTKADYEALIRIPGIGPTSAKKIIQARRYGNLSEETLKKLRIPLKRARFFITIRGKELAKPSPRERKALENRQLSLFEVTNGILYL; this is translated from the coding sequence ATGAGAGCGAGGTTTCACTCTTACATGAAGGAAAGGATAACAAGCATGCTTAAGGGACCGGTTTTTCAAATAAAAGAGAGCGATTCTCTTAAAAAGCTTTCTATCCTTTCCGCATCCGCAAGATATGATAATTCCTGTAGCAGCTCTGGGGGGAAAAGGGAAACGCATCCTTATGGAATGGGAAACTCCTACTTAAGCGGAATATGTCACTCTTGGTCATCCGATGGAAGATGCGTATCTTTACTTAAAATTCTCATGACCAACTTTTGCTATAACAACTGTAAATATTGCATAAATAGGGCAAAAAACGATGTGCCGAGAGCGATAATGACCCCTCAGGAGATCGCAAACCTAACGATAGAGTTCTACAGGAGAAACTACATAGAGGGACTATTTTTAAGCTCTGGAATATATAAAGATCCCGACTACACAATGGAGCTAATGCTCGAGACAGCAAGGATATTAAGAAATAGATATTACTTTAATGGATATATACACTTAAAGCTTATCCCGGGAGCCTCAAGGGAGCTTGTAGAGGAAGCCTTCCGACTAGCCGATAGGGTTAGCTCAAATTTAGAGCTACCTACTGAAATAAGCTTAAAAAGATTAGCCCCCGATAAGGAATTGAAAAAGCTATTTCAACCTCTAAAAATAGTAAGAGAGGTGTACGAGGAAAAGAGACTTAAGGCACCAGCCTCAACCCAAGTTATAATAGGAGCAACACCTGACACAGACAAAACCGTATTAAGTCTAGCAGATAGCCTATATCAGCAAAAGATCGTAAGAAGGGTGTATTACTCAGCTTATATTCCCGTTAATAACGATTCCGATCTACCTATGATCAATGAGCCTCCACTTTTACGTGAACACAGACTATACCAAGCGGACTGGCTGCTCAGATTTTACGACTTCCGATTAGATGAGCTCTTCGAAGATGGAGAAAATCTGCCACTGGAGTTAGATCCAAAGCTCGCATGGGCTTTAAGGCACCTCGATTTCTTCCCGGTTGAACTTACGAAAGCGGACTACGAGGCACTGATAAGAATTCCCGGTATAGGTCCCACCTCGGCCAAAAAGATAATACAGGCAAGAAGATACGGCAATCTTTCAGAGGAAACATTAAAGAAACTTAGAATACCTTTAAAGAGGGCAAGATTTTTCATAACTATTAGAGGTAAGGAGTTAGCCAAACCCTCTCCCAGGGAGAGAAAGGCCTTAGAAAACAGACAGCTCTCCCTTTTTGAGGTCACCAATGGTATCCTATACCTATGA
- a CDS encoding DNA-binding protein — MNLASFDGRLCVLTLDRGTDVLRGLEEAFLSSGWNEAIILNGIGSLERVVVSYPEDKSFPPKVLRSEYEGPFEVCSLVGTIAKKEGKPLSHLHISVTNRGERFYGGGLQEGSIVYRSLQVFILAK, encoded by the coding sequence TTGAATTTAGCCAGTTTTGATGGGAGGCTTTGCGTTTTAACCCTAGATAGGGGAACAGATGTGCTAAGGGGCCTTGAGGAAGCCTTCTTATCCTCAGGTTGGAACGAGGCTATTATATTGAATGGAATAGGCTCTCTTGAGAGGGTGGTGGTTAGCTACCCGGAAGATAAAAGTTTCCCGCCTAAGGTTTTAAGATCCGAATATGAAGGACCTTTCGAGGTTTGCTCCTTAGTGGGAACTATTGCTAAGAAAGAGGGTAAGCCTCTTTCTCATTTACATATATCTGTAACTAATAGGGGAGAGAGATTTTATGGTGGAGGCTTGCAGGAGGGGAGCATAGTATATAGATCTCTTCAAGTATTTATTCTTGCTAAATAG
- a CDS encoding TIGR03915 family putative DNA repair protein — translation MVSYTYDGTFEGFLCLIYKLLQTDLNLHEIGVENERLSPLSKGLFSEKIQTDITLAKSFYKQLREKLPEELFKKIYIYYLCDTAKLELPLTKLIKRIDSDPNAWRNITSDEAIKLYQAERAFNRERHRWLGLLRFVEIDERLLFAKFEPKFNVLPRIWNHFKGRFPNENFMIYDSLRKLLFKHMWGKGELLWIDNLDIKPSLTDPFIYLWKRYFEEIAIPERINTERQKSKLPLRARRFLPETWKDLTL, via the coding sequence ATGGTATCCTATACCTATGATGGAACCTTCGAGGGTTTCCTGTGCCTTATATACAAATTGCTCCAAACGGATCTAAACTTACATGAAATAGGAGTAGAAAACGAAAGGCTTTCTCCCCTTAGCAAAGGCTTATTTTCAGAGAAAATACAAACCGATATTACTTTAGCAAAAAGCTTTTATAAACAACTAAGGGAAAAGCTTCCAGAGGAGCTATTCAAGAAGATATATATCTACTACTTATGTGATACCGCTAAGCTCGAGCTACCGCTTACTAAGCTAATTAAGAGAATAGACTCTGATCCAAACGCATGGAGGAATATAACGTCAGATGAGGCTATTAAGCTTTATCAAGCTGAAAGAGCCTTCAACCGCGAAAGACACAGATGGCTAGGCCTCTTAAGATTTGTAGAAATCGATGAAAGGCTTCTTTTCGCTAAATTTGAACCTAAATTTAACGTTCTACCTAGGATCTGGAATCACTTTAAAGGAAGGTTTCCGAACGAGAACTTCATGATTTACGATTCTTTAAGAAAGCTTCTATTTAAGCACATGTGGGGGAAAGGCGAGCTTTTGTGGATTGATAACCTCGATATCAAGCCCTCCCTTACGGATCCGTTTATCTACCTATGGAAACGCTACTTTGAAGAGATAGCTATACCTGAGAGAATAAATACCGAAAGGCAGAAAAGCAAGCTTCCCTTACGAGCTAGAAGGTTTCTACCTGAAACGTGGAAAGACCTAACCCTATAA